The Megalopta genalis isolate 19385.01 chromosome 12, iyMegGena1_principal, whole genome shotgun sequence genome window below encodes:
- the nes gene encoding lysophosphatidylcholine acyltransferase 3 protein nessy: protein MSGSVLSSISDTIGVSEAAFQLLISILLGFPIALLHRYKLYGKSPVSQHLFFTSCGLLICYWNYGLNTVHSGTAICVTYLILKYLGGTTLSVIATFIFNMVYLLIGYYMTGTDDYDIKWTMPQCVLTLRLIGLAFNVLDGRQPDKKLSESQRKAALKERPTFLEVTAFVYFPGSFLVGPQFSMKRYLDYVNGTLMADCSQKELPPCLVPGISRMLIGFVYVSLYQLGTMYISDQYMLSLEYQKQSFFKRLLIMGFWGHVNMYKYICCWLFSEGVCTTFGLTYTGRNEKGELLWDGCENVKLFTFETANRFNHYIMSFNTNTNNWCAEYIYKRLKFMGSKFYSQFFTLSFLALWHGFHSGYYVCFFLEFIIMYAEKDLTSIFEKQEKLQSLLKDHLELRILFSIVTFIYTFIFMGYSVVCFHLLSFSRYNQVYSSIYYCGHIIYLSYPLLSIPLKKALLKKHPRNIE, encoded by the exons ATGTCTGGCAGTGTATTGTCGAGCATCTCCGATACCATAGGTGTCTCGGAGGCAGCATTCCAACTTCTTATCTCCATTTTACTTG GATTTCCCATCGCCCTTCTCCACAGGTACAAACTCTACGGAAAGAGTCCAGTTTCTCAACATTTATTTTTCACGAGTTGCGGCCTTTTAATTTGCTACTGGAATTACG GGTTGAACACTGTCCATTCAGGAACTGCGATATGTGTCACTTATCTTATTTTGAAGTATCTCGGTGGCACTACTTTGTCAGTGATCGCCACTTTCATCTTCAACATGGTTTACCTGCTGATTG GATATTACATGACAGGTACGGATGATTACGACATAAAATGGACTATGCCACAGTGTGTGCTAACGCTGCGGTTAATTGGTCTCGCGTTCAATGTACTGGATGGCCGACAACCCGAT AAGAAATTGTCCGAGTCGCAGAGGAAAGCGGCGTTGAAAGAGCGACCAACATTTTTAGAAGTTACAGCGTTTGTGTACTTTCCAGGCTCTTTCCTTGTCGGGCCACAATTTAGTATGAAAAGGTACTTGGACTACGTAAATGGAACCTTGATGGCTGAC TGTTCTCAGAAAGAATTGCCACCTTGTCTTGTTCCTGGGATTTCTCGTATGCTTATCGGATTTGTGTACGTGTCGCTCTACCAATTAGGGACAATGTACATTTCGGATCAGTACATGCTAAGTTTGGAATACCAGAAACAGTCCTTCTTTAAACGTCTTCTTATAATGGGTTTCTGGGGCCATGTGAATATGTACAAATACATTTGTTGCTGGCTATTTTCTGAAGGG GTCTGCACAACATTTGGTTTGACATACACTGGAAGAAATGAGAAAGGCGAGCTCCTTTGGGATGGTTGTGAAAATGTTAAATTGTTCACCTTTGAAACGGCGAATCGATTTAATCATTATATCATGTCATTTAACACAAATACAAATAATTGGTGTGcagaatatatttataagagattgaaattcatgggaTCGAAGTTCTATAGCCAATTTTTCACATTATCCTTCCTTGCattatggcatggatttcattcaGGATACTATGTATGCTTTTTCCTTGAGTTCATCATTATGTACGCTGAGAAAGAC TTGACTTCAATATTCGAGAAGCAAGAGAAACTACAGAGTTTGCTGAAAGATCATCTTGAGCTTCGAATTCTATTCTCAATAGTTACATTCATCTACACGTTTATCTTCATGGGCTACAGCGTCGTCTGTTTCCATCTTTTATCATTTTCTCGTTACAATCAAGTTTATTCTTCCATTTATTACTGTGGTCACATAATCTACCTGTCTTATCCGCTACTTTCTATACCACTTAAGAAGGCTCTCCTTAAGAAACATCCGAGGAATAtagaataa